The sequence TTGTGGGTGGGTTGTGAACTGATGGTCCAACTGGTAAACCACTGATTCAAAATGTTCACTGGTTTTATCAGTAGTCCGATTTTATAACTATGCTTGGATATAATTTGAATTTGTCGAGTATAGTTTAGTTGGAAGTTGAAACTTCTGCCTCTTGCAAATTTAATCAGGAAAAATTATATTCATTACTATGTTAATTCTTTTgtttatgttcttttttatgGAGTTCCTCTTTTGATTATATTAAACTGTATGCTTATACTATGTTTGATAGGCTTGTTGGTTCCTTGACTTGTGTTCATTTGATATTGATTGTACAGGTTGCATCAACTCATCCTTTGGCTGTCACCAATTGTAACATAGATATGGAGAGTTTAATATCTGATCAGAACAGGAGCATTGCTACCCTTGCAATTACAACACTACTTAAGACAGGCAATGAATCAAGTGTTGATCGCTTAATGAAGCAGATGACCAATTTTATGTCGGACATTGCCGATGAATTCAAGATTGTTGTCGTAGAGGCCATAAGATCCTTGTGCTTGAAGTTCCCCCTAAAATATCGGTCACTGTACGTAGAATAGCGTATATTCTTATACAGAAATTTTTAAAGATCCAGAACTAGCTTGTCATCAGAACATTGAACTTTGTTGTGTTTGCAGGATGAACTTTTTGAGTAATATCCTACGGGAAGAGGGTGGCTTTGAGTACAAGAAGGCTATTGTTGATTCAATTATCATACTCATTAGAGATATTCCTGATGCAAAAGAAAGTGGTTTATTTCACTTGTGTGAATTCATTGAAGATTGTGAGTTCACTTATCTGTCTACTCAGGTAATGGCCAATCTATCATTTTATAAATGTGTATTTTGCAAGTCACTAGTTATTTCCGAACTTAGGAGGTTGTAACTTAATTGCGACAATGTCATGCTTGCTTCTGAAGAAATTCAAGAAATATTCTATATAGCCTTGTTATGTTGAAAGTTATATATAACTGTCCGAGGATCTTTTCTCCCCTATATTACACCAAAGTGGTGATCATTATTCACCAGCAAAATATTTTGATTTAGCAAGTGCTTAGGATTAGCCTATGcaaattttagttgttttgtACTTGTGGAAAGTCCTCCAATCGTTTTGGGATGTAGAAACAGTTTCCCTGCCTTGCATACCCCAAAGTTACACAATGAATTATGAATTTCTAATGAATTTACTATGTTCCAATCTTGCAACAGATACTTCACTTTTTGGGAAATGAAGGTCCAAAGACATCAGATCCTAGTAAATACATACGTTATATATATAACAGAGTGATACTTGAAAATGCTACTGTTCGAGCTAGTGCTGTAAGTACTTTGGCAAAGTTCGGTGCATTGGTTGACTCACTCAAGGTAATTTGGCAGATTTATACCTGTAAACCCCTCTGTTGACTCTCTTGAGGCTTGGGTTGCACTTACCGCCTTCTTTTGTTGCAGCCTCGAATTTTTGTCCTTCTGAGACGCTGCCTGtttgatggtgatgatgaggtGAGCAAAAAGATCATTATGCTCTGTTCTTCCTCATGAACAGCTTAGCATTGTCAGTTCTGTTCTTAAAAGGGCCCATCAAACTCTCCTTCCTGGCAAGAAGCCTTTCTTACATTTGCTATGCTTTTCACCTCAGGTGCGTGACAGGGCCACGCTTTATCTCAAATTGCTTGGCAGGGAAGCTACAGTTGGTGAAACTGAGAAGGATGTGAATGAATTTCTCTTTGGTTCATTTGATATTCCACTAGTTAACCTGGAGACTAGCCTACGAAACTATGTATGCCTTTCAACAACATTAATGTTCTATGATTTTTAGATTATCATGTTGGTGCCTTTACATTCTTGTCGTATGCTGCAGGAACCATCAGAGGCACCTTTTGATATTTCATCTGTATCTTTGGAAACTAAATCACAACCTCTTGCTGAGAAAAAGACTACGGGCAAAAAGCCAACAGGCCCAGCATCTGCTCTCAGCGGTCCAGTTCCTACTGTTGATGCCTCATATGAGAAGCTTCTTTCATCCATTCCTGAGTTTGCTGGTTTTGGAAAACTCTTTAAGGTTAGCTTGgtgttcttttattttgttcccACTGAAAATATATCACTATGTTCTACCACTtatgttttgactttttatcctttttttcagTCATCAGCTCCTGTAGAATTGACCGAAGCTGAAACTGAATATTCAGTCAATGTTGTGAAGCACATTTATGACGGGCATGTTGTGCTCCAATACAATTGTACCAATACTATACCTGAACAGCTGCTTGAAGAGGTAAACGATTTTTTCCACTCAGTATTTTTATTTATGGATTAGTGCTTTTCTGAACAATGTTTTTATTTCAGGTGGTGGTTTTTGTGGATGCTTCTGAGGCCGATGAATTTTCAGAAGTTGCAACGAAATCATTAAGATCCTTACCTTATGATTCACCAGGACAAACCTTTGTGGCTTTTGAAAAGCTAGAAGGTGTCCTTGCTACTGGGAAGTTCTCAAATATACTGAAATTTATTGTTAAAGAGGTATGTGCTCCCAGTATTgttctttttctgttttcacATATGGTCTGAATCAATCGATTTTCCTTCACATTTAATTCTGAGGATGTCCTGGACCTTGGTCGAATCGAAAACATTCTCCTTATTCCTTTCACATAGAGTTTGTGATTTATCCCTTGATGTTTTACTTGGgatcttaatattttttattccttGAGGAGATTATTATGCATCTACATGTTCAGTTGATGCAGTAGACGGTTTGACTGGTTTTATTTAACTGGAACTGTGTTTCAGGTTGATCCATCCACAGGTGAAGCTGACGATGATGGCGTTGAGGATGAGTACCAGCTTGAAGATCTGGAAATTACTTCTGCTGATTATATGTTGAAGGTTGGAGTTTCCAACTTCAGAAATGCTTGGGAAAGCATGGATCCAGAAAGCGAGCGGGTTGATGAGTATGGGCTTGGCGCCAGGGAAAGCCTGGCTGAGGCTGTGAGTGCTGTCATAGGCATCCTTGGCATGCAGCCCTGCGAGGTCAGTCACTTTCTAATTTATCTATTGAATGAATACGAAGCCCTGCCAGTTTGTAACCTT is a genomic window of Oryza glaberrima chromosome 7, OglaRS2, whole genome shotgun sequence containing:
- the LOC127779435 gene encoding coatomer subunit gamma-2, whose product is MAQPLVVKKDDDLDEEEYYSPFLGIEKGAVLQEARVFHDPQLDARRCCQVITKLLYLLNQGDTFTKVEATEVFFATTKLFQSKDAGLRRMVYLMIKELSPSADEVIIVTSSLMKDMNSKTDMYRANAIRVLCRIIDSTLLTQIERYLKQAIVDKNPVVASAALVSGIYLLQTSPEVVKRWSNEVQEAVQSRAALVQFHALALLHQIRQNDRLAVSKLVTSLTRGSVRSPLAQCLLIRYTSQVIRESSMNSQGGDRPFFDFLESCLRNKAEMVILEAARAITELNGVTSRELTPAITVLQLFLSSSKPVLRFAAVRTLNKVASTHPLAVTNCNIDMESLISDQNRSIATLAITTLLKTGNESSVDRLMKQMTNFMSDIADEFKIVVVEAIRSLCLKFPLKYRSLMNFLSNILREEGGFEYKKAIVDSIIILIRDIPDAKESGLFHLCEFIEDCEFTYLSTQILHFLGNEGPKTSDPSKYIRYIYNRVILENATVRASAVSTLAKFGALVDSLKPRIFVLLRRCLFDGDDEVRDRATLYLKLLGREATVGETEKDVNEFLFGSFDIPLVNLETSLRNYEPSEAPFDISSVSLETKSQPLAEKKTTGKKPTGPASALSGPVPTVDASYEKLLSSIPEFAGFGKLFKSSAPVELTEAETEYSVNVVKHIYDGHVVLQYNCTNTIPEQLLEEVVVFVDASEADEFSEVATKSLRSLPYDSPGQTFVAFEKLEGVLATGKFSNILKFIVKEVDPSTGEADDDGVEDEYQLEDLEITSADYMLKVGVSNFRNAWESMDPESERVDEYGLGARESLAEAVSAVIGILGMQPCEGTDVVPSNSRSHTCLLSGVFIGNVKVLVRLSFGLSGPKEVAMKLAVRSDDPEISDKIHEIVANG